In a genomic window of Lepisosteus oculatus isolate fLepOcu1 chromosome 5, fLepOcu1.hap2, whole genome shotgun sequence:
- the gucy1a2 gene encoding guanylate cyclase soluble subunit alpha-2, giving the protein MSSRKISSESFSSMGSDYLESPDDGECPFSRVFWNGKSPSGSLSCPFEDIGVKRAPRRRRVNLDSLGESLRRLTSPTTQTVQQALQRTVQIYKHQVIRSNDDEKETHNLSNRCSYLDHSGTEELEDISGILQCTATLQGMKFEELREKFGEEFFGLCFEENERVLRAVGSTLQDFFNGFDALLEHIRTSCGKRASNESPSFLCKDTPEGGTLLLHCFHPSATVGLAMPGLIKAAARRIYHMEVQVEELTGSSDKLPLDGTLAGGYNCLSFLIKVSQPSGVPKPLPLKLSFSPPDLRISLSTFCRAFPFHLVFDPSMAVLQLGEGLRKQIKCEAHRALNFRDYFEIVSPIIASTFQGILLRLSTPFVIRTRPEPSGLDSKEKVMEIKGQMIHVPESNSILFLGSPCVDKLEELMGRGLHLSDIPIHDATRDVILVGEQAKAQDGLKKRMDKLKATLERTHQALEEEKKKTVDLLYSIFPGDVAQQLWQGKTVQARKFDDVTMLFSDIVGFTAICAQCTPMQVISMLNELYTRFDYQCGILDVYKIETIGDAYCVAGGLHRKSDSHAKPIALMALKMMELSEEVLTPDGKPIKLRIGIHSGSVLAGVVGVKMPRYCLFGNNVTLASKFESGSHPRCINVSPTTYQLLKEDKNFAFIPRSRLELPDNFPKEIPGICYFLEAGSSQNQGSIASSTTAMSVRIRKISYNIGTMFLRETSL; this is encoded by the exons ATGTCTTCAAGGAAGATTTCGTCGGAATCGTTCAGTTCAATGGGATCAGATTATCTTGAGAGCCCCGATGACGGAGAATGCCCCTTTTCCAGGGTATTTTGGAATGGGAAGAGCCCCTCCGGGTCTCTTTCGTGCCCATTTGAAGACATCGGGGTAAAACGGGCACCAAGGAGGAGACGCGTTAACTTGGACTCACTCGGCGAGAGCTTGAGGAGGCTCACGTCGCCTACG ACTCAAACAGTGCAGCAAGCTCTCCAGAGAACTGTGCAGATCTACAAGCATCAAGTAATAAG GAGCAATGATGATGAGAAAGAAACACATAACCTTTCGAACAGATGCTCCTATCTGGACCATTCAGGCACAGAGGAGCTGGAAGATATCTCAGGAATTCTACAATGCACCGCCACGTTACAAG GAATGAAGTTTGAAGAGTTGCGGGAGAAGTTTGGAGAGGAGTTCTTCGGCCTGTGCTTTGAGGAGAATGAGCGGGTCCTCAGGGCAGTGGGCAGTACCCTGCAGGACTTCTTCAATGGGTTTGATGCCCTGCTGGAACACATACGGACTTCCTGTGGCAAGAGGGCGTCCAACGAGTCACCCTCCTTCCTATGCAAAGACACCCCTGAGGGCGGCACGCTCCTGCTGCACTGTTTCCACCCCTCAGCCACAGTGGGCTTGGCCATGCCAGGGCTCATCAAGGCTGCGGCCAGGAGGATATACCACATGGAGGTGCAGGTGGAGGAGCTGACTGGCTCCTCTGACAAGCTGCCTTTAGATGGGACGCTCGCGGGCGGCTACAACTGCCTCAGCTTCCTCATCAAAGTCTCCCAGCCCTCGGGGGTACCCAAGCCACTCCCCTTGAAGTTGTCCTTTTCCCCACCGGACCTACGCATCAGCCTCAGCACCTTCTGCAGAGCTTTCCCCTTTCACCTGGTGTTTGACCCCAGCATGGCGGTCCTGCAGCTGGGGGAGGGGCTGCGAAAGCAGATCAAGTGTGAAGCACACAGGGCCTTGAACTTCCGCGATTACTTCGAGATCGTCTCGCCAATAATCGCCAGCACTTTTCAAGGAATTCTCTTGAGACTTTCTACACCCTTTGTGATAAGAACACGGCCTGAACCTTCTGGACTCGATTCCAAGGAAAAA GTGATGGAAATTAAAGGACAGATGATCCATGTCCCCGAGTCCAACTCCATCCTTTTTTTGGGTTCTCCCTGCGTGGACAAGCTGGAGGAGCTGATGGGCCGAGGTCTGCACCTGTCAGACATCCCAATCCACGACGCCACACGAGACGTCATCCTAGTGGGGGAACAGGCCAAGGCCCAGGACGGGCTGAAGAAACGTATGGACAAGCTGAAGGCCACGCTGGAGAGGACGCACCAGGCCCTGGAGGAGGAAAAGAAGAAGACCGTGGACCTCCTCTATTCTATCTTCCCCGGGGACGTGGCCcagcagctgtggcagggtaaAACGGTGCAGGCGCGCAAGTTCGACGATGTCACCATGCTCTTCTCCGACATAGTGGGCTTCACAGCCATCTGTGCCCAGTGCACCCCCATGCAGGTCATCAGCATGCTGAACGAGCTCTACACTCGCTTTGATTACCAGTGTGGCATCCTGGATGTCTACAAG ATTGAAACAATAGGTGATGCTTACTGTGTGGCTGGAGGCCTCCACAGGAAGAGTGACAGCCACGCCAAGCCCATTGCACTAATGGCACTAAAGATGATGGAGCTCTCAGAAGAAGTTCTGACACCGGATGGAAAACCCATCAAG CTGAGGATCGGGATTCACTCTGGCTCCGTTCTGGCAGGGGTTGTTGGTGTGAAGATGCCTCGATACTGCCTGTTTGGGAATAATGTAACTCTTGCCAGCAAGTTTGAATCTGGAAGCCATCCTCGGTGCATCAATGTCAGTCCGACTACATACCA GCTTCTGAAGGAAGATAAAAACTTTGCTTTTATTCCACGCTCCCGCTTGGAGCTTCCTGATAATTTCCCAAAGGAAATCCCTGGGATCTGCTATTTCCTGGAAGCTGGCTCATCCCAGAACCAAGGCTCCATAGCCAGCTCAACTACAGCCATGTCTGTCCGCATCAGGAAGATCTCCTACAATATTGGCACCATGTTCCTCCGAGAGACCAGTTTATGA